Proteins from a single region of Octopus sinensis unplaced genomic scaffold, ASM634580v1 Contig16528, whole genome shotgun sequence:
- the LOC115230840 gene encoding uncharacterized protein LOC115230840, whose translation MATTILGIDMSRAFDTIRRDKLMEILKTILDNDSIRMVRALLIDTELTVKIGPVQSRSFKTSIGTPQGDSISPVLFIVYLEAALRDLRKLVKTTSITEVIYADDVDFLSHDKSTLEELLNIAPHALEKWFLKVNIEKTEYVTINREANRTDEKWRNSKKVGTLLGDSEDIMRRKMLSTVALNKLRTTWLRNREVGTALRAKLYNAFIKPILLYNGGTWGISESESKSLDAFHRRQLRILIGINWPKKIKNSTLYNICNSRPVSVDITEARWRLLGHILRLDQDVYANWAMESYYAKDERSASRGRPRNTLPIVISKELQRVKRQLKNGDDLDTLRSIAYNRTSWKIMTEKIVSYVAHVGT comes from the coding sequence ATGGCGACCACAATATTGGGCATTGATATGAGCAGGGCATTTGATACAATCCGCAGAGACAAGCTAATGGAGATCCTCAAAACCATTCTTGACAATGACTCGATCAGAATGGTTCGAGCACTACTTATAGACACCGAGTTAACGGTGAAGATCGGACCCGTACAATCAAGATCTTTCAAAACAAGCATTGGAACGCCCCAAGGTGATTCAATATCACCTGTACTATTCATTGTCTATCTTGAAGCGGCACTAAGAGATCTGAGAAAACTAGTGAAGACTACTTCAATAACTGAAGTGATATATGCCGACGATGTAGACTTTTTGTCTCATGATAAGTCGACACTCGAAGAACTGCTGAACATTGCTCCTCATGCACTGGAAAAATGGTTCTTAAAAGTGAACATAGAAAAAACCGAATATGTAACAATCAACCGGGAGGCAAATAGAACAGACGAAAAATGGCGAAACTCGAAAAAAGTTGGAACTCTTTTAGGAGATAGTGAAGACATTATGAGGAGAAAGATGCTATCGACTGTTGCACTTAACAAACTGCGGACCACTTGGCTACGAAACCGCGAGGTTGGAACGGCCTTACGTGCCAAATTATACAATGCTTTTATTAAACCCATACTTTTGTACAACGGAGGAACATGGGGAATATCTGAGTCTGAATCAAAATCTCTTGATGCATTCCATAGAAGACAGTTAAGAATTCTTATTGGCATCAACTGGCCAAAGAAAATCAAGAACTCCACCCTATACAATATCTGCAACAGCAGACCCGTCAGTGTGGACATTACCGAAGCACGTTGGCGCCTATTGGGCCACATTCTAAGACTCGACCAGGATGTCTATGCTAACTGGGCAATGGAATCATATTACGCAAAGGACGAAAGATCTGCGTCCCGAGGACGCCCACGAAATACATTACCTATTGTAATCTCAAAAGAACTACAACGCGTTAAAAGACAACTGAAAAATGGAGACGACCTAGATACTCTCAGGAGTATAGCATACAACCGCACATCATGGAAAATTATGACCGAAAAGATAGTCTCATATGTGGCACATGTGGgaacttaa
- the LOC115230839 gene encoding uncharacterized protein LOC115230839 codes for MATKQKAIQLKIENTNDKEAKEKLKRERRKISRTIKKENLKYVKALLNSRISEVEDLKDGAQMYAAIRLLRRRQQKTKLVVHDEHGKTIGNPIEMVNTIADHFEILFNGRADALDEGEERYLNNKITHLEVLKAIKKLKNNRAAGPDNINGELIKYSPMEISTIITNLLNEMFHGNTIPPIGKGTLIPLQKPNKPQGPLNNIRPIILLNTIRKIFRS; via the coding sequence AtggcaacaaaacaaaaagccatCCAACTGAAAATTGAAAACACCAACGACAAGGAGGCAAAGGAAAAACTCAAAAGAGAACGTAGGAAAATATCGAGAACAATCAAGAAGGAAAATCTTAAATACGTGAAAGCTTTATTAAACTCTCGAATATCAGAAGTTGAAGACTTAAAGGATGGTGCGCAAATGTACGCAGCCATCAGACTACTACGCCGAcgacaacagaaaacaaaactggTTGTGCACGATGAACATGGGAAAACAATTGGAAACCCAATCGAAATGGTAAATACAATCGCCGACCACTTCGAAATACTATTCAATGGCAGGGCCGATGCTCTCGATGAGGGTGAAGAACGTTatctaaacaacaaaataacacaccTTGAAGTTTTGAAggctataaaaaaattaaaaaacaaccgTGCGGCGGGTCCAGACAACATCAACGGTGAATTGATAAAGTACTCCCCAATGGAGATCTCAACTATAATCACAAATCTCCTGAACGAGATGTTCCATGGAAATACCATACCGCCTATTGGGAAAGGAACGCTAATTCCTCTCCAAAAACCCAACAAGCCGCAAGGTCCTCTTAACAACATTCGCCCAATCATACTCTTGAACACAATAAGGAAAATCTTTCGCTCGTAA